One genomic segment of Peribacillus sp. FSL H8-0477 includes these proteins:
- the spxA gene encoding transcriptional regulator SpxA: MVTLYTSPSCTSCRKAKAWLEEHEIGYTERNIFSEPLSIEEIKEILRMTEDGTDEIISTRSKTFQKLNVNLELLPLQELYKLIKDNPGLLRRPIILDEKRLQVGYNEDEIRRFLPRKVRTYQLREAQRMVN, translated from the coding sequence ATGGTTACATTATATACCTCACCAAGCTGTACCTCATGCAGAAAAGCAAAAGCATGGTTGGAAGAGCATGAGATAGGATATACAGAAAGAAACATCTTTTCAGAACCGTTATCAATTGAAGAAATTAAAGAAATTCTTCGAATGACAGAAGACGGAACAGATGAAATTATTTCAACACGTTCTAAAACATTCCAAAAATTGAATGTTAACCTAGAATTATTGCCCCTTCAGGAATTATATAAGCTTATCAAAGACAATCCTGGCCTGCTAAGACGTCCAATTATCCTTGATGAAAAAAGACTTCAAGTCGGATATAATGAAGATGAAATTAGAAGGTTCCTGCCGCGTAAAGTTCGTACATACCAATTACGCGAAGCACAGCGGATGGTCAATTAA